A genome region from Yoonia vestfoldensis includes the following:
- a CDS encoding pyridoxal-phosphate-dependent aminotransferase family protein, translated as MSLSNGRAYLAIPGPSVMPDAVLRAMHRASPNIYEGELHDLTRSLIPDLQAVAMTQTAKVAIYIGNGHAAWEAALANTVSRGDTVLVLATGPFCIGWGEVAAQMGVHVETLDFGINAPVDPARVSAHLAADTGHRIKAVLAVHVDTSTSVKNDIAALRAAMDAAGHPALLFADCIASLGCDRFEMDAWGVDVMVAGCQKGLMTPAGISFVWFNAKADAARGDCVTRYWDWRPRAAPELFHQYFNGTAPTHHLYGLRAALDIILAEGLDNVFARHATLARTIWAACDHWAADGPLQMNVAQPAHRSHAVTSAGIGSPWGDKLRHWCEHRCGLTLGIGLGRVPADGYFRIGHMGHVNAHMIMGALGTIDAGLKALDIPHGRGALEAASSVIATA; from the coding sequence ATGTCACTCTCCAATGGTCGGGCCTATCTGGCTATCCCCGGTCCCTCTGTCATGCCCGACGCGGTTTTGCGCGCGATGCATCGTGCCTCGCCCAATATCTATGAAGGCGAATTGCATGATCTGACGCGCAGTCTGATCCCCGATCTGCAGGCCGTGGCGATGACCCAGACGGCCAAGGTCGCGATCTATATCGGCAATGGTCATGCCGCTTGGGAGGCCGCATTGGCCAATACAGTGTCGCGCGGTGACACAGTGCTGGTGCTGGCCACCGGCCCGTTCTGCATCGGCTGGGGCGAGGTGGCCGCACAGATGGGCGTGCATGTCGAGACGCTGGATTTCGGCATCAACGCGCCTGTCGATCCGGCCCGTGTCAGCGCGCATCTGGCCGCCGATACCGGCCATCGCATCAAGGCGGTGCTGGCCGTGCATGTCGATACATCGACCAGCGTCAAGAATGACATCGCCGCCTTGCGCGCGGCCATGGATGCGGCGGGCCATCCCGCGTTGCTTTTTGCCGATTGCATCGCCTCGCTGGGCTGTGACCGGTTCGAGATGGATGCCTGGGGCGTCGATGTCATGGTTGCGGGTTGCCAAAAAGGGTTGATGACGCCTGCGGGCATCAGTTTTGTCTGGTTCAACGCCAAGGCCGATGCCGCGCGCGGCGATTGTGTGACCCGGTATTGGGATTGGCGCCCGCGCGCTGCGCCAGAGCTCTTTCACCAATATTTCAATGGCACGGCACCGACGCATCATCTTTATGGTCTGCGCGCAGCGCTTGATATCATCTTGGCCGAAGGGCTGGACAATGTCTTTGCGCGCCATGCCACGCTGGCCCGCACCATCTGGGCCGCGTGTGATCACTGGGCGGCGGATGGCCCGCTGCAGATGAATGTCGCGCAGCCTGCGCATCGCTCGCATGCGGTGACATCGGCGGGGATCGGGTCGCCTTGGGGTGATAAGCTGCGCCATTGGTGCGAGCATCGTTGCGGGTTGACGCTGGGGATCGGGCTGGGGCGCGTGCCTGCGGATGGCTATTTCCGCATCGGTCACATGGGGCATGTGAACGCCCATATGATCATGGGCGCGCTGGGCACGATTGATGCGGGGCTGAAGGCGCTGGATATCCCGCATGGGCGCGGCGCATTGGAGGCTGCATCCAGCGTGATTGCCACCGCCTGA
- a CDS encoding YgfZ/GcvT domain-containing protein, protein MSDRIVLSITGADRVAFLQGLVTNDVTRAAGSIIYTALLTPQGKFIADFFVLGQDDRLLVDVAQSHGATLLQRLSMYRLRAAVQIAQTDLVVSRGTGSTPPGALPDPRHAALGWRFYGDSDISDQTDWDAIRVAHLIPETGIELTAETYVLETGFEALHGVDFKKGCYVGQEIVARMKHKTELRKGLARVRIDGTARPGDPITADGKDTGVLHTISGDHAIAYLRFDRATGPMQAGSATITLA, encoded by the coding sequence ATGTCTGACCGCATTGTCCTGTCGATCACCGGGGCGGACCGGGTGGCGTTCCTGCAAGGTCTGGTGACCAATGACGTGACCCGCGCCGCAGGCAGCATCATCTATACCGCCCTGCTGACGCCGCAAGGCAAATTCATCGCCGATTTCTTCGTGCTGGGGCAGGACGACCGGCTTTTGGTGGATGTGGCGCAAAGCCATGGCGCAACCTTGCTGCAACGCCTGAGCATGTACCGGCTGCGTGCGGCCGTGCAGATCGCGCAGACAGATCTGGTGGTATCGCGTGGAACCGGTTCCACGCCACCGGGCGCTTTGCCCGACCCGCGGCATGCGGCGCTGGGCTGGCGGTTCTATGGCGATAGCGACATCAGCGACCAGACCGATTGGGATGCGATCCGCGTCGCCCATCTGATCCCCGAAACCGGGATCGAGCTGACAGCCGAAACCTATGTTCTGGAAACCGGGTTCGAGGCGCTGCATGGCGTCGATTTCAAAAAGGGCTGTTATGTCGGGCAGGAAATCGTCGCGCGGATGAAACACAAGACCGAATTGCGCAAAGGTCTGGCGCGGGTGCGCATCGACGGGACAGCCCGGCCCGGCGATCCGATCACGGCAGATGGCAAGGATACCGGCGTTTTACACACGATCAGCGGGGATCACGCCATCGCCTATCTGCGGTTCGACCGCGCCACCGGCCCGATGCAGGCCGGCAGCGCAACGATCACCCTCGCATAG
- the efp gene encoding elongation factor P, whose protein sequence is MPKINGNEIRPGNVLEHEGSLWGAVKVDHVKPGKGGAFAQVELKNLRDGRKLNERFRSADKVERVRLDQKDQQFLFETDGMLTFMDSETYEQIALPVDILGDRRPFLQDGMVVHIEYYGEEALNVTLPQKVVCKVAETEPVVKGQTAANSFKPAILDNGVRVMIPPFVGQDEDIVVNTELFEYVERA, encoded by the coding sequence ATGCCCAAAATCAACGGTAACGAAATCCGCCCCGGCAATGTGCTGGAACATGAAGGTTCCTTGTGGGGCGCTGTGAAAGTCGATCACGTCAAGCCCGGCAAGGGCGGCGCATTCGCGCAGGTCGAGCTGAAAAACCTGCGTGACGGGCGCAAGCTGAATGAACGTTTCCGGTCGGCCGACAAGGTCGAGCGCGTGCGTCTGGACCAAAAGGACCAGCAATTCCTGTTTGAAACCGACGGCATGCTGACCTTCATGGATAGCGAGACCTATGAGCAGATCGCATTGCCGGTCGATATTCTGGGCGACCGCCGGCCTTTCCTGCAAGACGGCATGGTCGTGCATATCGAATATTACGGCGAAGAGGCGTTGAACGTCACCCTGCCGCAAAAGGTCGTCTGCAAGGTCGCCGAAACCGAACCTGTCGTCAAAGGCCAGACCGCGGCCAACAGCTTTAAGCCTGCGATATTGGATAATGGTGTGCGCGTCATGATCCCGCCTTTCGTGGGGCAGGACGAGGATATCGTCGTCAATACCGAATTGTTCGAATACGTCGAACGCGCCTGA
- a CDS encoding DUF6280 family protein, with product MRDFVDGTAFNNEQGNRARKLFAAVVLAALDDAIADDKKYGNGPEQIARWARSRDGREVLSCAGIDPNERVVNGLMEFVGKGIRTSVALSREESERRNAAEQEARAA from the coding sequence ATGAGAGATTTCGTCGACGGAACAGCGTTCAACAACGAACAGGGCAACCGTGCCCGCAAGCTTTTTGCTGCCGTCGTACTCGCTGCGCTGGATGACGCGATCGCTGATGACAAGAAATACGGCAATGGCCCCGAACAGATCGCCCGCTGGGCCCGTTCGCGCGATGGCCGTGAAGTCTTGTCCTGTGCAGGCATCGACCCCAATGAACGTGTGGTCAACGGCCTGATGGAATTCGTGGGCAAGGGCATCCGCACATCGGTCGCCCTGTCGCGCGAGGAAAGCGAACGTCGCAACGCAGCCGAACAGGAAGCCCGCGCCGCCTGA
- a CDS encoding cobyric acid synthase, with the protein MTKAIMIQGAGSNVGKSMLVAGIARACLRRGLSVAPFKPQNMSNNAAVTADGGEIGRAQALQALACGLAPVIDMNPVLLKPETDIGAQVIVQGQRVGTLKARDYGKHKATLLPAVLDSFHRLAQGRDLIIVEGAGSPAEVNLRAGDIANMGFAAAAGVPVVLIGDIDRGGVIAQMVGTHAVLPGDDLALIKGYAINKFRGDPTLFADGMDIITARTGWTPLGIIPWFAEAWKLPAEDVMDIKSRKGGAIRIAVPRLNRIANFDDLDPLSGTPGVSVEIIEAGRPLPADADLVILPGSKSTIADLAHFRAQGWDIDLAAHIRRGGHVLGICGGYQMLGQTIADPDGIEGPARSVAGLGHLDVATVMQPQKRLALSQAIYRATGDKVSGYEIHMGDTTGPDCARAWLSLDGRGEGAASADGRVMGCYLHGLFSADAFRTAFFDQLGKPVAAYGYEAQVAATLDALADHLEQHMDLDALLALAGPVVSPDRASPAPG; encoded by the coding sequence ATGACCAAGGCGATCATGATACAAGGGGCAGGGTCCAATGTGGGGAAATCCATGTTGGTGGCAGGGATCGCGCGGGCCTGTCTGCGCCGCGGCCTGTCGGTCGCGCCATTCAAGCCACAGAACATGTCCAACAATGCCGCCGTCACCGCCGATGGCGGCGAGATCGGCCGCGCGCAGGCGCTCCAGGCGCTGGCCTGTGGGCTGGCCCCGGTCATCGACATGAACCCCGTCTTGCTGAAACCCGAAACCGATATCGGCGCGCAGGTGATCGTGCAGGGCCAGCGTGTCGGAACCCTGAAGGCCCGCGATTACGGCAAGCACAAGGCGACGCTGCTGCCCGCCGTGCTGGACAGTTTTCACCGGCTGGCGCAGGGCCGCGACCTGATCATCGTCGAAGGTGCGGGCAGCCCGGCCGAGGTCAATCTGCGCGCCGGTGATATCGCCAATATGGGCTTTGCCGCGGCGGCGGGCGTGCCTGTCGTGCTGATCGGCGATATCGACCGGGGCGGTGTCATTGCGCAGATGGTGGGCACCCATGCGGTGCTGCCCGGGGATGATCTGGCGCTGATCAAAGGCTATGCGATCAACAAGTTTCGCGGCGATCCGACCCTGTTCGCCGACGGGATGGACATCATCACCGCCCGCACCGGCTGGACCCCGCTGGGGATCATCCCCTGGTTCGCAGAGGCTTGGAAATTGCCGGCCGAGGATGTGATGGACATCAAATCGCGCAAGGGCGGCGCGATCCGCATTGCCGTGCCGCGCCTGAACCGGATTGCCAATTTCGACGATCTGGACCCTTTGTCCGGCACCCCCGGCGTCAGCGTCGAGATTATCGAGGCGGGCCGCCCCCTGCCCGCCGATGCCGATCTGGTGATCCTGCCGGGGTCGAAATCGACCATCGCGGATCTGGCGCATTTCCGCGCCCAAGGCTGGGATATCGACCTTGCCGCCCATATCCGACGCGGCGGGCATGTGCTGGGGATTTGCGGCGGCTATCAGATGCTGGGCCAGACCATCGCTGACCCCGATGGCATCGAAGGCCCCGCGCGCAGCGTCGCGGGGTTGGGCCATCTGGATGTGGCCACGGTGATGCAGCCGCAAAAGCGGCTGGCGCTGTCGCAGGCGATCTATCGCGCGACGGGCGACAAAGTCAGCGGCTATGAAATCCACATGGGCGACACCACGGGCCCCGATTGCGCGCGCGCCTGGCTGTCGCTGGACGGGCGCGGCGAAGGGGCGGCCTCAGCCGATGGGCGGGTCATGGGCTGTTACCTGCACGGGCTGTTCAGCGCCGATGCATTCCGCACGGCCTTTTTTGATCAGCTTGGCAAACCGGTCGCGGCCTATGGCTATGAGGCGCAGGTCGCGGCCACGCTGGACGCGCTGGCCGATCATCTCGAACAGCATATGGATCTTGACGCGCTGCTGGCGCTGGCCGGACCTGTGGTCAGTCCAGATCGCGCATCACCAGCACCCGGTTGA
- a CDS encoding TolC family outer membrane protein — MIKRSAIAGVAIMMTLFAAPALRAETLADTLAAAYANSGLLDQNRALLRAADENVAQSVAATLPVINWAMSTSRTYNSAAVTQTTTATTARISGSLTLYDGGANRLAVESQKEIVLSTRQSLRGIEQDVLLRAVQAYMNVRREREFVELRQNNQRLITQELQAARDRFEVGEVTRTDVSLAQARLAGSQSQLAAAQGSLAQSIEEFRAAVGRAPSGSGAASPAPVLQSVQEAKAFALRNHPAVQEVQHSVAAAELAVRRGEAALRPTLSMDSFVALDDEWNETAQIGLSLGGPIYSGGAISSQIRQLQANRDASRAGLHVAMIGVEQQVGNAYAALQVARASAQASDQQIDAARIAFEGVREEAALGSRTTLDVLNAEQELLDAQANRIAADVDEVIASYSVLAAMGLLTAEHLQLPVQQYDVSAYYNLVNNSPLTGSPQGEALDRVLEALSRD, encoded by the coding sequence ATGATCAAACGCAGTGCAATTGCCGGTGTGGCGATAATGATGACCCTGTTCGCGGCACCCGCCCTGCGCGCAGAGACGCTGGCCGATACGCTGGCCGCGGCCTATGCCAATTCGGGGCTGCTGGATCAAAACCGCGCCCTGTTGCGGGCCGCCGATGAAAATGTCGCGCAATCCGTGGCTGCGACATTGCCGGTGATCAACTGGGCGATGTCGACCAGCCGGACATATAATTCCGCCGCCGTGACGCAGACCACGACAGCGACGACAGCGCGGATCTCGGGGTCGTTGACGCTCTATGATGGCGGGGCGAACCGGTTGGCGGTCGAGTCCCAGAAAGAAATCGTGCTGAGCACCCGCCAATCCTTGCGCGGGATTGAACAGGATGTGCTTTTGCGCGCGGTGCAGGCCTATATGAACGTGCGCCGCGAACGCGAATTCGTGGAACTGCGCCAGAATAACCAGCGCTTGATCACCCAGGAATTGCAGGCCGCGCGCGACCGTTTCGAAGTGGGCGAGGTGACGCGCACTGACGTGTCGCTGGCGCAGGCCCGGCTGGCCGGATCGCAAAGCCAGCTGGCGGCGGCGCAGGGCAGTCTGGCCCAATCGATCGAGGAATTCCGCGCCGCCGTGGGCCGTGCGCCCAGCGGATCGGGCGCGGCATCACCCGCCCCCGTGCTGCAATCGGTGCAAGAAGCCAAGGCATTTGCCCTGCGCAACCATCCTGCCGTGCAAGAGGTGCAGCATTCCGTCGCCGCAGCCGAACTGGCCGTCCGGCGTGGCGAGGCGGCTTTGCGGCCGACCCTGTCGATGGACAGTTTCGTGGCGCTGGATGATGAATGGAATGAAACCGCGCAGATCGGCCTGTCGCTGGGCGGCCCGATTTACAGCGGCGGCGCCATTTCCAGCCAGATCCGCCAGTTGCAGGCGAACCGCGACGCCAGCCGTGCCGGTCTGCATGTGGCGATGATTGGGGTCGAACAGCAGGTCGGCAATGCCTATGCCGCCCTGCAGGTCGCGCGGGCCTCGGCGCAGGCATCCGACCAACAGATCGATGCCGCCCGGATCGCCTTTGAAGGTGTGCGCGAAGAAGCCGCGCTTGGGTCGCGCACCACCCTGGATGTGCTGAATGCGGAACAGGAATTGCTGGATGCGCAGGCCAACCGGATCGCCGCCGATGTCGATGAGGTGATCGCCTCTTACAGCGTTCTGGCCGCGATGGGGTTGCTGACCGCCGAGCATCTGCAATTGCCCGTGCAGCAATATGACGTCAGCGCCTATTATAACCTTGTCAACAACAGCCCGCTGACAGGCTCGCCGCAGGGCGAGGCCTTGGACCGCGTGCTTGAAGCCCTGAGCCGCGATTGA
- a CDS encoding protein-L-isoaspartate O-methyltransferase family protein, which yields MMVDTQVRPSDVTRFPIIDAMLSIPREDFVPDTLREAAYVGENLDIGNGRIMLEPRTLAKMLELADVQPGHVALDIGCGLGYSTAILASLCDFVVAIEDDAARAEEAQSLLSGHGIDNAAVMTGRLAAGSAKSGPFDLIMVQGAVEHLPEDLLAQLREGGRIVCLFAEAALGVVRVGHKMDGTVNWRFGFNAGAPVLDGFRRAAAFAL from the coding sequence ATGATGGTCGATACGCAGGTTCGCCCGTCCGATGTCACCCGCTTCCCGATCATCGATGCGATGCTGAGCATCCCGCGCGAAGATTTCGTCCCCGACACGTTGCGCGAAGCGGCCTATGTCGGTGAAAACCTCGATATCGGCAATGGCCGGATCATGCTGGAACCGCGCACCTTGGCCAAGATGCTGGAACTGGCCGATGTGCAGCCGGGGCATGTGGCGCTCGATATCGGCTGCGGGCTTGGGTATTCCACGGCGATCCTTGCCAGCCTGTGTGATTTCGTTGTCGCCATCGAAGATGATGCCGCTCGCGCCGAAGAGGCGCAGAGCCTGCTATCGGGGCATGGGATCGACAATGCGGCGGTGATGACAGGCCGGCTGGCGGCGGGATCGGCGAAATCGGGGCCTTTTGATCTGATCATGGTGCAGGGTGCGGTTGAACATCTGCCCGAGGATCTGTTGGCGCAATTGCGCGAAGGCGGGCGCATCGTCTGTCTGTTCGCCGAGGCGGCGCTGGGCGTCGTGCGCGTTGGCCATAAGATGGATGGCACGGTCAATTGGCGATTCGGCTTTAACGCCGGCGCACCTGTGCTGGACGGGTTCCGGCGGGCCGCTGCTTTTGCGCTTTGA
- the purU gene encoding formyltetrahydrofolate deformylase yields MTKFALTVTCDSARGIVAAIAGFLAEHGCNITDSSQFDDTETGRFFMRVSFTSEKGATLDKMSDDFSAISSGFGMDFAFHDEAVRMKVIIMVSRFGHCLNDLLYRWRIGALPIDIVAVISNHMDYQKVVVNHDIPFHCIPVTKANKPDAEARIMEVVDATGADLIVLARYMQVLSDRMCQQMSGKIINIHHSFLPSFKGANPYKQAYERGVKLIGATSHYVTADLDEGPIIEQDIARVTHAQSPADYVSLGRDVESQVLARAIHAHIHRRVMLNGNKTIVFPASPGSYASERMG; encoded by the coding sequence ATGACCAAATTCGCCCTGACCGTCACTTGCGACAGTGCCCGTGGAATCGTTGCCGCCATCGCCGGGTTTCTGGCCGAGCACGGCTGCAACATCACCGACAGTTCGCAATTCGACGACACTGAAACCGGCAGGTTTTTCATGCGCGTCAGCTTTACCAGCGAAAAAGGCGCGACGCTGGACAAGATGAGCGATGATTTCAGCGCCATCAGCAGCGGGTTCGGGATGGATTTCGCCTTTCACGACGAAGCTGTGCGCATGAAGGTCATCATCATGGTGTCGCGCTTTGGCCATTGCCTGAATGATTTGCTGTATCGCTGGCGGATCGGGGCGCTGCCCATCGACATCGTCGCCGTAATCTCGAATCACATGGATTACCAAAAGGTCGTGGTGAACCACGATATCCCGTTCCATTGCATCCCCGTCACCAAGGCAAACAAGCCCGATGCCGAGGCCCGCATCATGGAAGTCGTCGATGCGACGGGGGCCGATCTGATCGTGCTGGCGCGCTATATGCAGGTCCTGTCCGACCGGATGTGCCAGCAGATGTCGGGCAAGATCATCAATATCCACCATTCCTTCCTGCCCAGCTTCAAAGGGGCGAACCCTTATAAACAGGCCTATGAACGCGGCGTGAAACTGATCGGGGCGACATCGCATTATGTCACCGCCGATCTGGATGAAGGGCCGATCATCGAACAGGACATCGCGCGCGTCACCCATGCGCAATCGCCTGCCGATTACGTCAGCCTTGGGCGCGATGTCGAAAGCCAGGTGCTGGCCCGCGCGATCCATGCCCATATCCACCGCCGCGTCATGCTGAACGGCAACAAGACCATCGTGTTCCCGGCCTCGCCGGGGTCCTATGCCTCGGAACGCATGGGCTAG
- a CDS encoding sensor histidine kinase, with amino-acid sequence MTAARRPLARTLTQRLTLIALGVVALNVVVVGAYYGSDRPALEAEAVADMTDRLGAALEGVILPGNAPVRAIFADHPDAYAYALVDRTGVVIGAMNADLIPPSAADLYADDWITRIDLPQMRRVIAGHEFADRTDGLRVIFVMNADPAGLLRRAYFSELRQHVWAPVLPMAIVLIVASVLLIRRELAPVARAAAWARAIRPGAVTPPPDGDLPAEVADLIEATDRALNRLATALAAETRHAAEAAHALRTPVAVLVARLDALPQGETTDRLRADLAALARTVQQVLAASRTDVLAVPDKMALDLRDAAQAVTAALAPFAYEKGVELALSLPDAPVLARANREGVELALSNLIENAVLHGGPGLVEISVGPALTITVRDHGPGLPAAAGSQLFKAFWRGPAAVPGGTGLGLAIVERLQQAQSGEVSAQNAADGGCQIVLSYQSA; translated from the coding sequence ATGACCGCCGCGCGCCGCCCGCTGGCGCGGACCCTGACGCAGCGTCTGACGCTGATCGCGCTGGGCGTTGTCGCGCTGAATGTCGTGGTTGTCGGCGCTTATTACGGCAGCGACCGCCCCGCGCTCGAGGCCGAGGCGGTGGCGGATATGACCGACCGTCTGGGTGCGGCGCTGGAGGGGGTGATCCTGCCCGGCAATGCGCCGGTGCGTGCCATCTTTGCCGATCATCCCGACGCCTATGCCTATGCGCTGGTTGACCGGACGGGCGTGGTGATCGGCGCGATGAACGCCGATCTGATCCCGCCCTCGGCGGCGGACCTTTATGCCGATGATTGGATCACGCGGATTGATCTGCCCCAGATGCGCCGGGTGATCGCGGGTCATGAATTCGCGGACCGGACCGATGGTCTGCGCGTGATCTTCGTGATGAATGCCGATCCGGCAGGGCTGTTGCGCCGCGCCTATTTCAGCGAATTGCGCCAGCATGTCTGGGCGCCTGTCCTGCCGATGGCCATCGTGTTGATCGTGGCCAGCGTCCTGCTGATCCGGCGTGAATTGGCCCCTGTGGCGCGGGCCGCGGCTTGGGCGCGCGCGATCCGGCCCGGTGCTGTGACCCCGCCGCCGGATGGTGACCTGCCCGCCGAAGTCGCCGATCTGATCGAGGCGACCGACCGCGCGCTGAACCGCCTTGCCACTGCCTTGGCCGCCGAAACGCGCCACGCCGCCGAAGCCGCCCATGCGCTGCGCACGCCCGTCGCGGTGCTGGTCGCGCGGCTGGACGCCTTGCCGCAGGGCGAGACGACCGACCGGCTGCGCGCCGATCTGGCCGCCCTGGCGCGCACGGTGCAGCAGGTGCTGGCGGCCTCGCGCACCGATGTGCTGGCGGTGCCTGATAAAATGGCGCTTGATTTGCGTGATGCGGCACAGGCCGTCACCGCTGCCCTTGCGCCTTTTGCCTATGAAAAGGGGGTGGAATTGGCGCTGTCCTTGCCCGACGCCCCCGTGCTGGCCCGTGCCAACCGCGAAGGGGTAGAGCTTGCCCTGTCGAACTTGATCGAGAATGCGGTCCTGCACGGCGGCCCCGGTCTGGTCGAGATCAGCGTCGGACCCGCGCTTACCATCACGGTACGCGATCACGGGCCGGGCCTGCCTGCGGCTGCGGGATCACAGCTGTTCAAGGCGTTCTGGCGCGGCCCTGCGGCGGTGCCGGGGGGCACGGGGCTGGGTCTGGCCATCGTGGAACGGCTGCAACAGGCGCAATCGGGCGAAGTCTCCGCGCAGAATGCCGCAGACGGTGGCTGCCAAATCGTGCTGAGCTATCAATCGGCCTAA
- a CDS encoding response regulator transcription factor translates to MRVLLVEDHPPLAEAVCDALRRAGFAVDHAGTAADAREMAALANYGLILLDLGLPDGDGTTLLPVLRGGGRVPVIVLTARDQLADRIAGLDGGADDYVVKPVEMPELVARCRAILRRPGDRSGSTLTLGPLALDTLARSVSLHDAPLILGRRETGVLEQLMRAAGRVVSRQMLEESIYGFDDEVGPNALEAAVSRLRRALEAADCPVPVVTIRGVGWMLPRAGTA, encoded by the coding sequence ATGCGCGTCCTGCTTGTCGAAGACCACCCCCCGCTGGCCGAGGCTGTCTGCGACGCGCTGCGCCGTGCCGGTTTCGCCGTCGATCACGCAGGCACAGCCGCCGATGCGCGCGAAATGGCGGCGCTGGCCAATTACGGGCTGATTCTTTTGGACCTTGGCCTGCCGGATGGCGATGGCACCACGCTTTTGCCGGTGCTGCGGGGTGGCGGGCGGGTGCCGGTCATCGTGCTGACCGCGCGGGACCAGCTGGCCGACAGGATCGCGGGGCTGGATGGCGGGGCCGATGATTATGTCGTCAAACCGGTCGAGATGCCCGAACTCGTCGCCCGCTGCCGCGCAATCCTGCGCCGCCCCGGTGACAGGTCGGGCAGCACCTTGACCCTGGGGCCTTTGGCGTTGGATACGCTTGCCCGCAGCGTCAGCCTGCATGATGCGCCCCTGATCCTTGGCCGCCGCGAAACCGGCGTTCTGGAACAGCTGATGCGTGCGGCCGGTCGGGTCGTGTCGCGCCAGATGCTTGAAGAGTCGATCTATGGTTTCGACGACGAGGTCGGCCCCAATGCGCTGGAAGCCGCCGTATCACGCCTGCGCCGCGCGCTGGAAGCCGCGGATTGTCCCGTGCCTGTCGTCACGATCCGCGGTGTGGGCTGGATGCTGCCGCGCGCGGGGACGGCATGA